The Kluyveromyces marxianus DMKU3-1042 DNA, complete genome, chromosome 7 DNA segment AGACTTAAAAACCCCCTATACTAACTATCAAATTCTCTGTACGAATAAAATAACTGCACTTGAAATGTTTAGTACTATCGAAATATCGCAATATTGAACGTTAGGTCCTTTTTTCTACTCTTTATTTTGCCGTGTTACAACTATTGTTAACGTTTTGTTAATAGAATATTCTAACTTACAACGTATTTTAATCTTTCGAAGATTTTTAGGTAATTTTTTTGCCCTTCGCTTGGGGAAAAAAACATATCACGTGAACATGAATCAATACAGGGTTGACTACTATGCAAACGGCATATACAACACGAAGACAGGCACACATGATACACACATATGTAAGCTACTATCTTTGCATCTAGTGTAGGAAATAATTGAGGTCGAATAGAAAGAGACGTGTCGTTAAGTCATTAATTACATTTACTTAGCTTGGTTACATGCGAAACTAGCGCTGAGATGGCTGAAGGCATCACCTAGTTATAAAACTGCGAAAGATGCAGCTAGCTAGCCAACTGTAGAATCGGGTTGCATCCTTATGCGGCTGCAACTACAGGGGTGGTGAGGTAGTCAACATCCACGATGGCCGAATCGTTGTGGCATTCCACAGTGACATGGATTTCGAAGTCCTTACCGTGGTACTGGGCAACATCGTTATACTTCCATACAATGTGCTCGAAGGTCTCCTCCTTACCCTTATCCTTGAACTTTAGGTCTGGCAAATGAACCCTCTCCTTGATATCCTTTAGCAAATGCTTCTCAATGTGCTGATGCAAGTGTCTTACGAACTTTTTTGAGTGCGAGTTCGCAGAATCCTTAATCTTTTCTGGGTCATCGTGCGACTCATGAAGCACAAATGGAGGGTAGTACTTCAAATGACAATGCACGTGatcaaattcttcatcctcCGTCTCATTCTTGATGAACGTTTCAAACGACTCCAAGTCCTCAAATACCTTGACGACTTCTCCGCTCTTGGTGGTGACTGTTGTGAACTTTGGTCCTTTATCCTTCTTGGTCATTGTTTATAGGGGATAGTTTGGCTGGTATGTTATACGACGctgttttgtttgaaatcAATTGCTTTATCTGCTGATTGATGGGAGGTGTTGCTAAGCAAGAATACTACAATACTAAAAGATACAAAGGGATAGTCTGGGCGCCTCCTATTGCTTACTCCAATTGAAATTTCACAGCCCGTATTTATACTTTGTCGCCTTCTCCAACTCGTATTCCTGTTTTCGTTCCACCCCTAAACCCTAATCCACACTTTTACAAAGTTCAGCATTGGCATCCACATATAGCACATAGGATGCTTTTTCTCATTACTACCACAACcactatactatactacaCACATAATTTGCCTACGGAAAAACCCTGCGCGTGTCACCAGTTAAAAAACCGGGAAACACACCACCATGCATACGGCACATGACAACACAGAAGGAAACCTGTACAACCTTGACGAAAGCCATCGCGTTTCTTCGCATAAGTGAACCATTTTTTCCCATTTGCTTTTTGCTTTTTGCAGTCACGGTCTTTCGATAATTCTGGGGAAAGATCTCCGACTGAGggaaaaaggaagaattgaaaaatcaGAAGACAATATCCGCACCATAGCAGCGAGAGGCACGCCATGGATTCTCCGTTGTCTATGGTTTCAGTACGCATGGGGTATATGTTGGGTTGGTTGGTACCGAGAGGTCGAGAGTTGTGGGCTGGGTTTGTAGTTGCTTGTAAATAGAGAGAGGCCACTTTTGAGAATGAGAGCTGGATTTTGGGGTGGCCGGTGGTTGtccttttcttgaaaacaTGCCATGTAGGTGCCAACATGTATGTGTAGATAGATGCCATTTTGTAGTCGGCGGTGGTAGTAAGTAGTTCCATAGAGAATTGAAAAGGTACCGTTTACTATGGCAGCTTACCTGGGAAGCACCTTTAAAACACAGAAAATTTTGGCACTATGGCCGAGTGGTTAAGGCGACAGACTTGAAATCTGTTGGGCTCTGCCCGCGCTGGTTCAAATCCTGCTGGTGtcgttattatttttttcaagcttttatttttttactgGAAAAGAGCTCTTAAGTTAAAAGTGCTGTATTTCCGGGTAATGGGTGCTATACCGTATACATATGCATTTTGCACACACTGGCTTGTGCTAGCTACGTCATGAGTCTGCCATTTCCAACATATCAGCCCTCCTTTCCCATTAATCCCTACAAACTAGCTTTTTTCGGACCAAGTACTATTAgctattgaaaaataaaacactCGTGCTACCCTACCTCTGGTACCTATACCTATCTCTATCTATCTACCCGCCAGCCCATCGAGCTGAAACTGACTGACTCAATCCGCTGACTATCTTCTATCTACGAAAGCGCTTCCATAATTTGTCCAAATCGCTcatcttatttttttttgtcctCACCACCCCCATTGAAGCGATGCTAATATGTGCCCCTCCATTCGTGCTCGGTCTAATGGATTTCCCCGTAGTGAACACACTTCCCTATAATAATTAaattttattctattttttttttttttctgtcatctctttttggttttttggCTTCTTGGTTTTTGGCTTTCCTTCAGCTTTCACTGTGCCAGGTGAAAGTCCGAagaaagataaaaaaaagggatCAATGGACAAACATGGTTCTAAGATTCAGCCATAGCCCATGGCCCCGCCATAATTAGCGGTTAGAAATTGTCTCCGTCAGAATTCGGCAATGCAAATTGCTGCGACTtgcgaaaaaaaaattaacaacaacaatagcaTAACATACAATTAAATCAGGTaaccgaaaaaaaaaaaaggtctTTTCTATTTGAGCGACTCACATTGATTTGTCTGTGCCCCCATAGTTAAAACATTGCGTATTCGTCCATTAAACCTTGTTTCAGTTCATGAGTAGATATTGTAGGTTGTAAGGGGAAAATTGTATAAATATACGTCTGGTTTTTGTCAAGTTTCTAAATCGATGTGTATGTCTTGTCTCTCTCCCTCCTATACTTCTGTAGTATAGTAATATATCTTGTAGAAAGAAGACTAACAACCAATAACTATCAAGCTTTGATTCCAGCATCACATTGGAAAAAAGAGCTCTGACATTGGAAACTAAACATACAAACGAACaatattcaagaagaagaatgtcACCATCAGTAGCATCGCCAGCAATTTCAGTCTCTGTTAAAGGGTCTGttacagaaaagaaagtgttCTTACAAAACGAAGTGGACGAAATTGAGAAATGGTGGTCGCAACCACGTTGGAAGAACACCAAGCGTATCTACTCTGCTTACGAAATTGCCAAGAGACGCGGTTCTATACAACCCACTGTGTATCCATCTTCTTTGATGGCCCAGAAATTGTACAAGATTCTTGAAGGGCACGCCAAGAACGGAACTGTTTCTAAGACATTTGGTGCGTTGGACCCTGTACAAATTACTCAAATGtcaaaatatttggatACGATATATGTTTCTGGCTGGCAATGCTCTTCTACGGCTTCGACTTCAAACGAGCCAGGCCCAGATTTGGCCGACTACCCAATGGACACTGTTCCAAACAAGGTAGAGCATTTGTTCAAGGCACAGCAGTTCCACGACAGAAAGCAATGGGAGCGTATCTGCGACGGGACCATCGAAGAGTCCGAAATCATTGACTATTTGACCCCAATTGTTGCTGACGCCGACGCTGGTCACGGGGGTTTGACCGCCGTTTACAAGCTCACCAAGATGTTCATCGAGAGAGGTGCTGCGGGCATCCACATCGAGGATCAGACCTCTACAAACAAGAAGTGTGGCCACATGGCGGGTAGATGTGTCATCCCAGTGCAAGAACACATCAACCGTTTGATCACGTGTCGTATGGCAGCTGACGTGTTGGGATCCGATCTTGTGCTCGTTGCTAGAACCGATAGCGAGGCAGCTACATTGCTCTCGTCTACTGTGGACTCGAGGGACCACTACTTCATTCTTGGTGCCACTAACCCTGAGGTAAAGGGCCAGCCTTTGAACGAGTTACTGAACAAGGCGATCTTGGACGGCGCTACCGCAGAGGATTTGCAAGCTGTTGAGAAAAAGTGGTTGGCCAAGGCTGACGTGAAGCTATTCCACGAGGCGTTTGCCGATGCCGTGAGGGCTGCGGGCAAGGGCGAGTCGTTGATCAAAGAGTTCAACAGCAAGGTTGGTCCATTGACCGAGTCATCTA contains these protein-coding regions:
- the RGI1 gene encoding uncharacterized protein, with the protein product MTKKDKGPKFTTVTTKSGEVVKVFEDLESFETFIKNETEDEEFDHVHCHLKYYPPFVLHESHDDPEKIKDSANSHSKKFVRHLHQHIEKHLLKDIKERVHLPDLKFKDKGKEETFEHIVWKYNDVAQYHGKDFEIHVTVECHNDSAIVDVDYLTTPVVAAA
- the ICL1 gene encoding isocitrate lyase 1: MSPSVASPAISVSVKGSVTEKKVFLQNEVDEIEKWWSQPRWKNTKRIYSAYEIAKRRGSIQPTVYPSSLMAQKLYKILEGHAKNGTVSKTFGALDPVQITQMSKYLDTIYVSGWQCSSTASTSNEPGPDLADYPMDTVPNKVEHLFKAQQFHDRKQWERICDGTIEESEIIDYLTPIVADADAGHGGLTAVYKLTKMFIERGAAGIHIEDQTSTNKKCGHMAGRCVIPVQEHINRLITCRMAADVLGSDLVLVARTDSEAATLLSSTVDSRDHYFILGATNPEVKGQPLNELLNKAILDGATAEDLQAVEKKWLAKADVKLFHEAFADAVRAAGKGESLIKEFNSKVGPLTESSIYEMQALAKELLGSETELFFDWDLPRGREGLYRYQGGTQCSVMRARAFAPYADLCWMESNYPDYEQAKEFAQGVTAKFPGKWMAYNLSPSFNWTKAMSVEEQETFIQRLGDLGYIWQFITLAGLHTSGLAIEQFSKNFAKYGMKAYAQDIQKKELDNGIDMVKHQKWSGAEYIDGLLRLAQGGLAATAAMGHGVTEDQFK